One Labrus mixtus chromosome 22, fLabMix1.1, whole genome shotgun sequence genomic window carries:
- the ptprb gene encoding receptor-type tyrosine-protein phosphatase beta isoform X1, whose protein sequence is MLKCKVQSSLCCLCFTSLLLLQSLSRSAPTENQTLPCSISVSEPLPELDSISLTVSTPGHDCSFTVTSPDTGADGAECRLRTRRRRRSLDEETQTNEIDVQQRGEEEGKEGTGGNYLGSNQLGDEDGGNKEAGGVFTCMLDHLEPGTAYLLQVQSRKDGETTNFTLHTRPSAVSGLLVTSRTSSSLGLSWQAGPGRTQRFRLQLQDLTGLLRNETLESTTTQHTLLDLPPGRLYNVTMVTEAGGLQNSVTMKAQTVPAAVLNLTADHSNSSTSVLLSWQRPDGDLDALDIALSTNGTIGRKITLQPNASEVEVDQLVPGSAYQVAVTSRSGTLTNQSQTTVRTAPAAASLLSLSPSSSSPDDGLTLSWTPPAGHWENYRVFLFDGSQQVVSSALDREALNFSFSGTRLTPGTMYRAALRVESGGLVTESSCKGATAPAAVSDLHIRHTDETSISAMWSHAPSGSRDSYFLTLSHGNVTVDTREVEPNMRECTFNVLTPGRRYNITVATRSGKLNRSVSVEGTTAPMALSSLTLMSSGVDSLKASWEKPPGDVDSYTLTLLQDGVVVQNVSALVSSSSLLLSGLTPGALYMLQAATASGGLKSKPVSLKGRTTPASVSEVTAANGGRSDALHVSWRPAVGVVESYLVRLQDGSGTVHTLAVSRSSPECSFSSLVAGRLYTVVIVTRSGSLENATVVTARTQPATVQNPTAVHSARDDFLKVYWRHAAGDRDRYVVLIGYNNSVLQNKSVTAGHECDFSSLTPGRLYTVTVETWSGDYVSSVSTDGRTFPAAVGNLSVVNAGTGDLTVTWSPAPGDVDHYEVTLLFNDTRVFPPVTLSSEVRRHQLTSLNSGRLYKIVVSTFSGSYQSAQYIEGRTVPSAVGNLRLAPRPRGLEVTWTPGGGDMDMYIVSLSTTGRAVVETRPVPKYVSYLEFLDLIPGNAYTITVQSRSGNLNNSNKATGRTAPSCVTALQADNDHTTHSLTVSWERPVGVYDSYNLQLLDEAGAVLANRSVLAESRNERLEGLTSGRWYRVTVVTLSGGVPSQEATAEGQTRPSAVTNLTVTSLNTSSLSFSWSPSDGHVDIYDLSLYSVTEATANHRQDTAGRRKERHQMLGELVDLQKVGRDADRCVFSGLRAGSLYRLQVVSWSRGMNSDSSVLARTVPSTVSSLKVQSSEQTDRLTVGWEHGEGSWSSYQVVLYDVSGASLGAQTLGAEHKSHRFSGLTPGRLYRAEVITHSGELTNNVSALGRTSPEPPTHLSVKQGPTNDTIELCWSGPALGDYDSFSLQWTPPDQLSVTQTLLTSRVVGGMFPGRRYNFTMETISGGGASGGPTVRSRPIQRSVRTSPSPLRSVHCFPVSSSSLSCSWSPPPSDFDSYEVECRRHDDGELTSALRLAGGVKAVTLDHLEAFRKYSVTVRVSSAGHTSPPATHTTVTMIDRPPVPPPSVRVSEKSSKLTSSSILFRFNCSWFSDANGAVRYFAVIVAESDANEMLQPEQRHPLPSYRDYITNSSVRAYQTAYFTSRCPQDTEASPGQVIEVNLGAGGDRLGGACDRYHDDDLYLSDSYGGFCDGPLKSKTSYRLSVRAFTRLFDGNHREFPEPLFTDTYLSAPLRTHAEPLGGVVEGLSAGMFLIGMMVAVVSLLVYRQRLRKVAVQENPVVRMSMWKEVPSSSGLYVGVRRLPHRSPTTSVNYSVNRRVTSPIKACHFESHLSKLQADSNYLLSEEFEDLKDVGRNQTMDIARVPENRGKNRYNNILPYDPTRVKLSYLEDDPCSDYINASYMPGNNYRREYIATQGPLPGTKDDFWRMVWEHGVYNVVMVTQCVEKGRVKCDQYWPADREPLYYGDLVIQMLSESVLPEWTIREFKITSESSCSYPRVLRHFHYTVWPDHGVPESTQSLIQFVRTVRDYVDRSPSSGATVVHCSAGVGRTGTFIALDRVLQQLDSKGTIDLYSCVFDLRLHRQHMVQTECQYSFLHQCVRDVLRARKHRSEQENPLYPIYENFNPEYCRDFIYTGR, encoded by the exons atgttaaaatgtaaagttcaaagttctctctgctgcctgtgtttcacctcgctgctgctgctccag AGTCTGAGCAGATCAGCTCCCACAGAGAACCAGACCCTCCCCTGTAGTATCTCTGTGTCTGAACCTTTACCTGAGCTGGACTCCATCTCGCTGACCGTGAGCACACCTGGACACGACTGCTCCTTCACCGTGACGTCACCTGACACCGGAGCAGATGGCGCCGAGTGCAGACTGAgaacgagaagaagaagaagaagtctagACGAGGAGACGCAGACCAATGAGATCGATGTTCAGcagcgaggagaggaggagggtaaGGAGGGTACAGGAGGAAACTATCTAGGATCCAACCAGCTAGGAGACGAGGATGGAGGGAACAAGGAGGCAGGAGGTGTTTTCACCTGCATGCTGGATCACCTGGAGCCAGGGACCGCCTACCTGCTGCAGGTTCAGTCGCGGAAAGATGGAGAGACGACGAACTTCACGCTACACACAC GGCCGTCGGCGGTGAGCGGCCTGCTGGTGACCTCCAGGACCAGCAGCAGCCTGGGGCTTTCCTGGCAGGCCGGCCCGGGCAGGACGCAGCGCTTCAGGCTGCAGCTTCAGGACCTCACAG GTCTGCTGAGGAACGAGACGTTAGAGAGCACAACAACCCAGCACACACTCCTCGACCTGCCGCCTGGACGACTGTACAACGTTACCATGGTTACAGAGGCCGGCGGGCTGCAGAACAGCGTGACGATGAAGGCCcagacag TTCCCGCTGCCGTTTTAAACCTCACCGCCGACCATAGCAACAGCAGCACAAGCGTCCTGTTGTCATGGCAACGGCCGGACGGCGATCTGGACGCACTCGACATCGCTCTCTCGACCAACGGGACGATCGGCAGGAAGATCACTCTTCAGCCGAACGCCTCGGAGGTAGAAGTTGATCAGCTGGTTCCAGGCTCGGCCTATCAGGTAGCAGTGACGTCCAGGAGCGGCACGCTGACGAACCAATCACAGACCACCGTCAGGACAG ctccagcagcggcgtccctcctctccttgtctccttcctcctcctcccctgacGACGGCCTCACCTTGTCTTGGACGCCCCCCGCTGGTCACTGGGAGAACTACAGGGTGTTTCTGTTTGACGGCTCCCAGCAGGTGGTCAGCTCCGCTCTGGACCGAGAGGCGCTGAACTTCAGCTTCTCCGGGACGAGACTAACGCCCGGAACAATGTACCGAGCGGCGCTGCGGGTGGAGAGTGGAGGACTGGTGACTGAGAGCAGCTGTAAAGGAGCAACAG CTCCGGCGGCCGTGTCAGACCTCCACATCCGCCACACTGACGAGACCTCGATCAGCGCCATGTGGAGCCACGCCCCCTCTGGGTCACGTGACAGCTACTTCCTGACTCTCAGCCACG GTAACGTTACCGTGGATACCAGGGAGGTGGAGCCAAACATGAGGGAGTGCACGTTCAATGTGCTCACACCTGGGAGGCGGTACAACATCACCGTGGCAACCAGGAGCGGGAAACTGAACCGCTCAGTGTCAGTGGAGGGGACGACAG CTCCCATGGCGCTGAGCAGCCTCACTCTGATGAGCTCAGGAGTCGACAGCCTCAAGGCATCATGGGAGAAACCACCAGGAGACGTGGACTCGTACACGCTGACGCTGCTGCAGGACGG TGTTGTTGTTCAGAACGTCAGCGCtctggtttcttcttcttctctgctgctgtctggtTTGACTCCTGGCGCCCTCTACATGCTGCAGGCTGCTACTGCAAGCGGAGGACTGAAGTCTAAACCCGTCAGTCTGAAGGGACGAACCA CTCCGGCGTCCGTTTCCGAGGTAACCGCTGCGAACGGAGGCAGGTCAGATGCTTTGCATGTGTCATGGCGTCCGGCGGTCGGCGTTGTGGAGAGCTACCTGGTGCGTCTACAGGACGGGAGTGGGACCGTCCACACGCTCGCCGTGTCCCGCTCCTCGCCAGAGTGCTCCTTCAGCTCGCTTGTCGCCGGGAGGTTGTACACCGTCGTCATAGTGACGAGGAGCGGCAGCCTGGAGAACGCCACCGTGGTTACAGCTCGAACAC AACCGGCGACCGTTCAGAATCCGACAGCTGTTCATTCTGCACGAGACGATTTCCTCAAG GTGTACTGGCGTCACGCAGCAGGAGATCGGGACCGCTACGTGGTTCTGATCGGGTACAACAACAGCGTCCTGCAGAACAAAAGTGTCACCGCTGGCCACGAGTGCGACTTCTCGTCCCTGACGCCTGGGAGGCTCTACACAGTCACCGTGGAAACCTGGAGCGGGGACTACGTCAGCAGCGTCTCCACCGACGGACGCACCT TTCCCGCCGCTGTTGGAAACCTGTCTGTAGTTAACGCAGGGACAGGTGACCTCACCGTCACCTGGAGCCCCGCCCCCGGAGATGTGGACCActatgag GTGACTCTGCTCTTCAACGACACCCGCGTTTTCCCTCCGGTGACGTTGAGCAGCGAGGTGAGACGTCACCAGCTGACCTCTCTGAACTCGGGGCGACTTTATAAGATCGTGGTGTCGACGTTCAGCGGGTCGTACCAGAGTGCTCAATACATCGAGGGCCGGACAG TCCCCAGTGCAGTCGGGAACCTCCGGCTGGCTCCTCGACCACGTGGGCTGGAGGTCACTTGGACCCCTGGAGGCGGTGACATGGACATGTATATCGTCTCATTATCCACCACG GGCAGGGCCGTTGTCGAGACTCGTCCCGTCCCTAAATACGTCTCCTACCTGGAGTTCCTGGATCTGATCCCTGGGAACGCCTACACCATCACCGTCCAATCACGGAGCGGGAATCTGAACAATAGCAACAAAGCCACCGGCAGAACAG CTCCGTCCTGTGTCACCGCCCTGCAGGCCGATAACGACCACACCACCCACAGTCTCACTGTCAGCTGGGAGAGGCCGGTGGGCGTGTACGACAGTTACAATCTGCAGTTATTGGATGAGGCCGGGGCCGTTCTGGCCAATCGGTCGGTCCTCGCGGAGAGTCGAAATGAGCGATTGGAGGGTCTGACGTCGGGGAGGTGGTACAGAGTGACGGTGGTGACGCTCAGCGGGGGGGTTCCGTCACAGGAGGCCACGGCAGAGGGACAAACAC gtcCGTCTGCAGTCACTAATCTCACCGTCACCTCCCTCAACACCTCCTCGCTCTCCTTCTCCTGGAGTCCCTCTGACGGCCACGTCGACATCTACGACCTGTCGCTCTACAGCGTCACCGAGGCGACGGCCAATCACAGACAGGACACTGCAGGGAGAAGGAAGGAGCGTCACCAG ATGCTGGGGGAGCTGGTGGACCTGCAGAAAGTGGGTCGGGAtgcagacaggtgtgtgttctcCGGTCTGCGAGCAGGAAGTCTGTACAGGCTGCAGGTGGTGAGCTGGAGCCGAGGCATGAACAGCGACTCGTCTGTCCTCGCCAGAACAG TCCCGTCCACAGTTTCGTCTCTAAAGGTACAGAGTTCTGAACAGACGGACAGACTGACAGTCGGCTGGGAGCACGGAGAGGGAAGCTGGAGCAGCTatcag GTTGTTTTATACGACGTCTCTGGAGCCTCTCTGGGAGCGCAGACGCTGGGGGCGGAGCATAAGAGTCACAGGTTCTCTGGGCTGACTCCTGGTAGGCTGTACCGCGCTGAGGTCATCACACACAGCGGAGAACTGACCAATAACGTCTCGGCGCTCGGACGCACCT CCCCCGAGCCGCCCACTCACCTGTCCGTCAAACAAGGCCCGACCAATGACACGATAGAGCTGTGCTGGTCTGGTCCCGCCCTCGGGGACTACGACAGCTTCAGCCTGCAGTGGACTCCTCCGGACCAGCTGTCCGTCACACAGACTCTGCTTACCAGCCGCGTTGTGGGTGGGATGTTCCCGGGGCGACGGTACAACTTCACCATGGAGACCATCAGTGGAGGCGGAGCCAGTGGCGGGCCTACAGTCAGGAGTCGGCCAATCCAGAGGAGCGTGAGGACAA gtCCGTCTCCTCTCAGGTCCGTCCACTGCTtccccgtctcctcctcctccctctcctgctcctggTCGCCTCCTCCCTCCGATTTCGACTCGTACGAGGTTGAGTGCCGTCGCCACGATGACGGGGAGCTGACCTCGGCGCTGCGCCTGGCCGGAGGCGTCAAGGCGGTGACGCTGGACCACCTGGAGGCGTTCAGGAAGTACTCGGTGACCGTCAGAGTGTCGTCAGCGGGGCACACGAGTCCACCGGCGACACATACGACCGTTACCATGATAGAcc GCCCTCCGGTCCCGCCCCCCAGCGTACGTGTCAGCGAGAAGTCCTCGAAACTCACTTCGTCCTCCATCTTGTTTCGCTTCAACTGCTCGTGGTTCAGCGACGCCAACGGAGCCGTCAGATACTTCGCTGTGATCGTAGCCGAGTCTGACG CCAATGAGATGCTGCAGCCGGAGCAGCGCCACCCTCTGCCCTCCTACCGCGACTACATCACTAACTCCTCCGTCAGAGCGTATCAGACCGCCTACTTCACCAGCCGCTGCCCTCAGGACACGGAGGCCTCACCTGGACAG GTGATTGAGGTGAACCTGGGCGCAGGAGGAGATCGTCTGGGCGGGGCTTGTGACCGTTACCACGACGACGACCTCTACCTGAGCGACAGCTACGGCGGCTTCTGTGACGGCCCGCTGAAGTCCAAAACCTCGTACAGGCTGAGCGTGCGGGCGTTCACCCGGCTGTTTGACGGAAATCACAGAGAGTTCCCCGAGCCGCTGTTCACCGACACTTACCTGTCTGCACCGCTCCGCACGCACGCag aGCCTCTAGGGGGCGTAGTGGAGGGTCTGAGTGCGGGGATGTTCCTGATCGGTATGATGGTGGCCGTCGTCTCGCTGCTGGTCTACAGACAGAGGCTACGCAAAGT ggctGTGCAGGAGAACCCGGTGGTGAGGATGAGTATGTGGAAGGAGGTTCCGTCGTCTTCAGGGTTATACGTGGGCGTCAGGAG attaCCTCATCGCTCACCCACAACATCTGTtaattactctgt TAACCGTCGGGTCACCAG TCCTATCAAAGCGTGCCACTTTGAGTCCCACCTGAGCAAACTGCAGGCCGACTCCAACTACCTGCTGTCTGAGGAGTTCGAG gatcTGAAGGACGTCGGGAGAAACCAAACGATGGACATCGCCCGAGTGCCCGAGAACCGAGGAAAGAACCGCTACAACAACATCCTGCCCT ATGATCCGACCAGAGTGAAGCTGTCGTACCTGGAGGACGACCCCTGCTCCGACTACATCAACGCCAGCTACATGCCt ggtaaTAACTATCGCAGGGAGTACATCGCCACTCAGGGCCCGCTGCCCGGCACCAAAGACGATTTCTGGCGGATGGTGTGGGAGCACGGTGTCTACAACGTCGTCATGGTGACGCAGTGTGTGGAGAAAGGACGG gtgaAGTGTGATCAGTACTGGCCTGCAGACAGAGAGCCGCTCTACTACGGGGATCTGGTCATTCAGATGCTCTCCGAGTCCGTCCTCCCAGAGTGGACCATCAGAGAGTTCAAGATCACATCG GAGAGCAGCTGCAGTTACCCTCGGGTGCTGCGTCACTTCCACTACACCGTGTGGCCCGACCACGGAGTCCCCGAGAGCACCCAGTCCCTGATCCAGTTCGTCAGGACGGTCCGGGACTACGTGGACCGATCTCCAAGCAGCGGAGCCACGGTCGTACACTGCAG tgctgGTGTTGGCCGCACGGGGACGTTCATCGCCCTGGATCGggttctgcagcagctggactCTAAAGGAACCATCGACCTGTACAGCTGCGTGTTCGACCTCCGCCTGCACCGCCAACACATGGTGCAGACCGAG tgccAGTATTCCTTCCTGCACCAGTGTGTTCGAGACGTCCTGAGAGCCAGAAAACACCGCAGTGAACAGGAGAATCCTCTCTACCCCATCTACGAGAACTTCAACCCCGAGTACTGCCGCG ATTTCATCTACACCGGACGCTAA